The following proteins come from a genomic window of Alosa alosa isolate M-15738 ecotype Scorff River chromosome 2, AALO_Geno_1.1, whole genome shotgun sequence:
- the atg101 gene encoding autophagy-related protein 101 has translation MNCRSEVLEVTVEGRQVDEAMLALLHTILLHRSTGKFHYKKEGTYSIGTVGTQDIDCDFIDFTFVRVTSDELDRVIRKAVGEFKDALSNSGSDGMGQISLEFYQKKKSRWPFSDECIPWEVWSIKVNVVNLANEQERQICREKVGEKLGEKVINIVEVINRHEYLPKMPTQSEVDNVFDTSLKDVQPYLYKITYQITDSLGTSVSTTMRRLIKDTLAL, from the exons ATGAATTGCCGTTCAGAAGTCTTGGAGGTGACGGTGGAGGGAAGACAAGTTGACGAAGCTATGTTGGCGTTATTGCACACGATACTGCTACACAGGAGCACAGGGAAATTCCATTACAAGAAAGAAGGCACGTACTCCATCGGTACAGTCGGTACACAAGACATTGACTGTGATTTCATCGACTTCACTTTCGTGCGAGTGACCTCGGATGAGCTGGACAGGGTTATCAGGAAAGCTGTTGGCGAGTTCAAG GATGCTCTAAGCAACTCTGGGAGTGATGGGATGGGTCAAATCTCATTGGAGTTCTACCAGAAGAAGAAATCACGATGGCCTTTCTCTGACGAATGCATCCCATGGGAGGTTTGGAGCATCAAAGTAAATGTAGTGAATTTGGCTAATGAACAGGAGCGTCAGATCTGTCGTGAAAAAGTGGGCGAAAAATTGGGTGAAAAGGTCATCAACATTGTGGAAGTCATCAACCGTCACGAGTACCTGCCAAAAATGCCCACTCAATCGGAAGTGGACAATGTGTTTGACACCAGTCTGAAAGATGTCCAACCCTACTTGTACAAGATCACTTACCAGATCACGGACTCCCTTGGGACATCTGTAAGCACAACAATGAGACGACTTATTAAAGACACGTTGGCGCTGTAA